A genomic region of Gossypium hirsutum isolate 1008001.06 chromosome D01, Gossypium_hirsutum_v2.1, whole genome shotgun sequence contains the following coding sequences:
- the LOC107920919 gene encoding cytochrome P450 98A2: MSPFILAISTIAIILAYKLYQRLRFKLPPGPRRWPVVGNLYDIKPVRFRCYAEWARAYGPIISVWFGSTLNVIVSNTELAREVLKECDQQLADRHRTRSAAKFSRDGKDLIWADYGPHYVKVRKVCTLELFSPKRLEALRPIREDEVTAMVESIFLHCSNPENQGRSLVVRKYLGAVAFNNITRLAFGKRFVNHEDIMDEQGHEFKAIVANGLKLGASLAMAEHIPWLRWMFPLEEEAFAKHGARRDRLTRAIMEEHTVARQKSGNTKQHFVDALLTLQDKYDLSEDTIIGLLWDMITAGMDTTAISVEWAMAELIRNPRVQQKAQEELDRVIGSERVMSETDFSNLPYLLSVAKEALRLHPPTPLMLPHRANANVKIGGYDIPKGSNVHVNVWTIAYDPVVWKDPESFRPERFLEEDVDMKGHDFRLLPFGAGRRVCPGAQLGINLVTSMLGHLLHHFCWTPPEAMKVEEIDMLENPGLVAYMRTPLQAMATPRLPYHLYKRIAVDM, translated from the exons atgagtcCTTTTATACTTGCCATCTCAACCATCGCCATCATCTTAGCGTACAAGCTGTACCAACGGCTAAGGTTCAAGCTCCCACCAGGTCCACGACGGTGGCCGGTGGTTGGGAACCTTTACGACATAAAACCGGTTAGGTTCCGGTGCTATGCAGAATGGGCAAGGGCCTATGGTCCGATAATTTCAGTATGGTTTGGTTCAACATTGAACGTGATCGTGTCGAATACGGAGCTGGCAAGGGAAGTTTTAAAAGAGTGTGATCAACAGCTAGCTGATAGGCACAGGACTAGATCAGCAGCAAAGTTTAGCAGAGATGGAAAAGACCTTATTTGGGCTGATTACGGACCTCATTATGTTAAGGTAAGGAAAGTTTGTACGCTGGAGCTTTTCTCTCCTAAGCGGCTTGAAGCTTTGAGACCTATTAGAGAAGATGAGGTTACTGCTATGGTTGAATCCATCTTCCTGCACTGCTCCAATCCTG AAAACCAGGGAAGGAGTTTGGTGGTAAGGAAATACTTGGGAGCAGTAGCATTCAACAACATAACGAGACTAGCATTTGGGAAGCGTTTTGTGAACCATGAGGACATAATGGATGAGCAAGGCCACGAATTCAAAGCCATTGTGGCTAATGGACTTAAGCTAGGTGCATCTCTAGCCATGGCTGAACACATTCCATGGCTACGTTGGATGTTTCCATTGGAAGAAGAAGCATTCGCCAAGCACGGGGCACGGAGAGATCGTCTCACCAGAGCTATAATGGAGGAACACACCGTTGCTCGCCAAAAAAGCGGCAATACCAAGCAGCATTTCGTTGATGCCTTGCTTACATTGCAAGACAAGTATGACCTTAGTGAAGATACAATTATTGGACTACTTTGG GACATGATCACAGCAGGCATGGACACAACAGCAATCTCAGTAGAATGGGCAATGGCTGAACTAATTAGAAACCCAAGAGTACAACAAAAGGCACAAGAGGAGCTAGATCGTGTTATAGGATCCGAAAGGGTGATGTCCGAAACTGATTTCTCGAATCTCCCTTACCTTCTAAGTGTAGCCAAGGAAGCACTAAGGTTACATCCCCCAACACCATTAATGCTACCCCACCGTGCGAATGCTAACGTCAAAATCGGTGGCTACGACATCCCGAAGGGATCAAACGTGCATGTTAACGTATGGACGATAGCCTATGATCCGGTTGTGTGGAAAGACCCTGAATCGTTCCGACCAGAACGATTCCTTGAAGAGGACGTGGATATGAAAGGCCATGATTTTCGTTTACTTCCGTTCGGTGCGGGGAGAAGGGTTTGCCCCGGTGCACAACTTGGGATCAATCTAGTAACATCCATGTTGGGTCATTTATTACACCATTTTTGTTGGACACCACCTGAGGCAATGAAGGTTGAGGAAATTGACATGCTTGAAAATCCTGGTTTGGTTGCTTACATGAGGACTCCATTGCAGGCAATGGCAACTCCTAGGTTGCCTTATCATCTTTACAAACGCATTGCTGTTGATATGTAA